TTTCCTTATATTCATTATCCCACCACATGATTCACTGTTACCGCACCGATCAACGCCGTTTACACCGCTAATAATGTCATCAACTTTAATTTCTTCCCTTAAATTTATCCACGTTAGaatattgttatcattatcGTTAGCGTTATCTTGTGAATTTACCATCTCATCCTCAGACAATTCGGAATATTCCCAACATGTCCTTTCAGAATccttttcttcttgttcttgtttaacCATTTTTACACTATTGTTCCTAACCTCCACCCAACCGTCACTTTCCCAACTTACCCCTGATATTGTTGCTAATTTACCAATTCTATCTGAAATTTCTTGATCATCAGATAATGGCCgatcatcatgatcatcatcatcatcataatcgtCATCGGAGAAGTCGAGATTCTGCCAATCAAGAATACTTCTAGGAGAAGATTCTGAAGGTACAGGGAGTAAAAATGGGTGCTGCAACAGCTGATCACAGCTCCATCTTTCTACCGGGTTACGAACCAAACACTTGCTTAAAAAATCCTTAGCGGATTCGGGTAATTGGGTTGGATACTCCGGTAGTTCATCGGAGTACCCAATTTTGATCAAAGTGTAAAGTCCATTATCTTGCCACGCTGGCATTCCGGTAAACATTTCAATCACTGTACACCCAAGTGACCATATATCTGCTTCAAAACCTTGTGATTCTCCACGGACGACCTCAGGAGCCATCCAGAGAGGACTACCACATGGCACTATCTTCATCCTCTGATGTTGATCAACTACTTGATATGATGATCCAAAATCACAAAGCTTTACAACTCCTTTAGTGGGGCCTACTAAAACATTACTCCCCTTAACATCACAATGAACAATCCCTTTTGAATGAACTTCCTTCAAAGCCATAGCTAAACACCACGTGTACGATCTGATTAGCTCCACGTCAGTAATTCCGCCGGATTTAGCCACGTCACCGGAAGGAAGATATTCCAAATGAAGTCTCCTATCCAACGTTGTTTCATCATCGCCGTAGTAATTTACAATAAACGGTGAAGATGAGGAAAGACAACGTAagattttgatttcattttctAAAGCTTGTAATGAAGAAAGACAATTCTTTGAAGCTGATTTCACTGCGAAACGACCACCGTTGGATTCTCGCAAGTAAACTGAACCGTAGGATCCTTTTCCGATCAATTTTCCTTGAACCCCTCTCTTATCATCCTCCATTGTCGCTTAAAACTTAAGCTTTCTTTCAAAATTagtttctctgtttttttttttttaatttgaggtttttcgtaaaGTTTGTGGTTTTTTGACATGGACCAAAAATAGATGGAGGGGAGCGTGTATTTATAGTAGAGTGAAAAgggaaggaaaataaaaaaaagaaaaaaggaaagttGATGAAGTGATGACGTAAGAAAATATGCCAACAAAGTTTGGGTAAGAAATTTCGTTGACGTGAAAGGAAAATCAAAGTTTCTTAAATGTATATTAACAAGTATTTGGAGTAAAATTGCCAATTTTCTAGTAGTTCATTAGTTGTATCTGCCTACTTGTCAAATAGCTGTTGTACCACCGTTATCCCATGTTAGGACTTCCAAGTATATGATCCTTTTGCCGTCTTATCAATTAAATATTGAAACATAACTAGCTTAATGGGTATAATAATGTATACTACAATGTAgaaaatgtataaaaaaaagtgttaaaaagtaagtaatgttttcaattatatACCCTTGAAATATATGTTCTATTTTATTTTGGGTGATatgcatttattttattttgggtgGAAAGTGAAACCTGATTGaacaataaaaccaaaaataagCGAATAACAAAAATGAATGATTACGGTGGAGAGAGAAGtttatggatgagatttaaaCAAAGAAAGTGAGGTCATTGCcaaaaaaaagaatgaaaaataagtagaacaaattaaaatgaaaagtagtGTAAATTGAGAGGGACGGAGGGAGTTTATGTGGTGGTGAATTAAAAAATGAGTTTATCTAATTCATGCTACACAAGGGTATgaatcatttattttattatttaaaaaacctTATTCAAAAAGATTCTCCTATA
The sequence above is drawn from the Amaranthus tricolor cultivar Red isolate AtriRed21 chromosome 5, ASM2621246v1, whole genome shotgun sequence genome and encodes:
- the LOC130813438 gene encoding mitogen-activated protein kinase kinase kinase 17-like, yielding MEDDKRGVQGKLIGKGSYGSVYLRESNGGRFAVKSASKNCLSSLQALENEIKILRCLSSSSPFIVNYYGDDETTLDRRLHLEYLPSGDVAKSGGITDVELIRSYTWCLAMALKEVHSKGIVHCDVKGSNVLVGPTKGVVKLCDFGSSYQVVDQHQRMKIVPCGSPLWMAPEVVRGESQGFEADIWSLGCTVIEMFTGMPAWQDNGLYTLIKIGYSDELPEYPTQLPESAKDFLSKCLVRNPVERWSCDQLLQHPFLLPVPSESSPRSILDWQNLDFSDDDYDDDDDHDDRPLSDDQEISDRIGKLATISGVSWESDGWVEVRNNSVKMVKQEQEEKDSERTCWEYSELSEDEMVNSQDNANDNDNNILTWINLREEIKVDDIISGVNGVDRCGNSESCGGIMNIRKIEIETVVLLSIIIEYLSNFMLLIVLYACSILINKKMLMCKYEHFEYVVNTMNIRYTTTTKQIYNSYLSSPYSITTPPIVLGKLNDIVGLKITMLALQGNLVHQQLATSNSFGIFLALYFTCLWFPCNSISHVHCFALLVIFFASFV